One segment of Aquimarina sp. BL5 DNA contains the following:
- a CDS encoding beta-ketoacyl synthase has protein sequence MNRGIAITGMGIISSIGNNVEENLNALKSVSPGISRIEMLKTRHSDQIMVGEIKKNNNILEEELGLQPLHSFSRTAMIGAIAAKEALQDAQISDINKYRTGFVSGTSVGGMDTTEKHYLEYTEIEDNRRFIQAQHAGFTTLSISNYLGINGYVSTISTACSSAANAIMLGARMIQAGKIDRMIVGGTDALSKFTINGFGTLMILSDSECTPFDDNRKGLNLGEAAAFLVLESDAIVEKENKKVLGRVAGWANANDAYHQTASSSDGEGAYLAMNKALKVANMTAKDIDYVNAHGTATPNNDLSEGVAMTRIFGEESIPVFSSTKAFTGHTLAAAGSVEAIYSLLSLKENLIFPNLNFKTKMKEFSLVPQTELVAKEVNTILSNSFGFGGNCSTLIFTK, from the coding sequence ATGAATAGAGGCATTGCCATTACTGGTATGGGAATCATATCTTCTATAGGAAATAACGTAGAAGAAAATCTTAATGCTTTAAAATCAGTATCTCCTGGAATTTCTAGAATCGAGATGTTGAAAACTCGTCATAGTGATCAAATCATGGTGGGGGAGATTAAAAAAAATAATAATATCCTGGAAGAAGAACTGGGCTTACAACCTTTACATAGTTTTTCTAGAACAGCTATGATTGGAGCTATTGCAGCAAAAGAAGCGTTACAGGACGCACAGATCTCAGATATAAATAAATATAGAACTGGTTTTGTTTCAGGAACTAGTGTTGGAGGTATGGATACTACCGAAAAACATTATTTAGAATATACTGAAATTGAAGACAATAGAAGATTTATTCAGGCTCAACATGCTGGTTTTACTACACTATCTATTTCTAATTATTTAGGAATTAATGGATACGTTTCTACAATAAGTACTGCCTGTTCTTCTGCTGCAAATGCAATAATGCTTGGTGCTCGTATGATTCAAGCAGGTAAGATTGACAGAATGATTGTTGGAGGAACAGATGCTTTGTCTAAGTTTACCATTAACGGCTTTGGGACTTTAATGATTTTATCTGATTCAGAGTGTACTCCTTTTGATGATAACAGAAAAGGATTGAACTTAGGAGAAGCGGCAGCTTTTTTAGTATTAGAGAGCGATGCTATAGTAGAAAAAGAAAATAAAAAAGTATTAGGTCGTGTTGCTGGTTGGGCAAATGCGAATGATGCTTATCATCAAACTGCTTCATCATCAGATGGAGAAGGTGCGTACCTTGCTATGAATAAAGCATTGAAGGTTGCTAATATGACGGCTAAAGACATTGATTATGTAAATGCTCATGGAACTGCAACTCCTAATAATGATTTATCAGAGGGTGTGGCTATGACTCGAATTTTTGGTGAAGAAAGCATACCTGTATTTAGTTCTACAAAGGCATTTACAGGACATACTCTAGCTGCAGCGGGTTCTGTAGAAGCGATTTATTCGCTTTTATCGCTGAAGGAAAATCTGATTTTCCCAAATTTGAATTTCAAAACTAAAATGAAAGAGTTTTCGTTAGTCCCGCAAACCGAATTAGTTGCTAAAGAAGTGAATACTATTTTATCCAATTCTTTTGGTTTTGGAGGCAATTGTTCCACTTTAATCTTTACAAAATAA
- a CDS encoding beta-ketoacyl synthase N-terminal-like domain-containing protein has protein sequence MSDCFINGIASISAQPTTDPDSFLDVLIPYNESIFRCHDPNYKDYIKPAAMRRMSKSVKMGVTTASMALKDSGVEMPDAIITGTGMGCKQDSEKFLENILHNDEQFLTPTLFIQSTHNTVGGQVALGLGCKAYNVTYVQGAASFETCIMDAQLMLSEESGKNILVGGIDEIAKNSTLLHKLDGQIKNDDIDVINLLDSNTSGTVASEGATFMVLGTKTDKSLANIIDVETISEATPDEIKANIEKFVLRQGLSLEDIDAVVLGNNGDVKHDNYYKNLQSSIFSNIEQLCYKHLIGDFHVASGFGFWLACKIFETNQVPAILKVNDVTAGNHNNILLYNQYLGKNHSIALLQRC, from the coding sequence ATGAGCGATTGTTTTATTAATGGTATTGCTAGTATTTCTGCACAACCTACCACGGATCCAGATTCGTTTTTAGACGTGTTAATTCCTTATAATGAATCTATATTTAGATGTCATGATCCTAATTATAAAGACTATATAAAGCCGGCGGCTATGAGGCGGATGTCTAAATCTGTGAAGATGGGCGTAACAACCGCATCAATGGCTTTAAAAGATTCTGGAGTGGAAATGCCTGATGCTATAATTACAGGCACAGGAATGGGCTGTAAACAGGATTCAGAAAAGTTTTTAGAAAACATTCTTCATAATGATGAACAGTTTTTGACACCAACGCTATTTATTCAATCAACACATAATACAGTTGGGGGGCAAGTAGCCTTAGGGTTAGGATGCAAAGCGTATAATGTTACTTACGTTCAAGGAGCCGCTTCGTTTGAAACTTGTATAATGGATGCTCAGTTAATGTTGTCAGAAGAATCCGGGAAAAATATTTTGGTTGGTGGTATTGATGAAATTGCAAAAAACTCTACTTTATTACATAAATTAGATGGCCAGATTAAAAATGATGATATTGACGTAATTAATTTATTGGACTCCAATACATCGGGTACAGTTGCTAGTGAAGGGGCTACGTTTATGGTTTTAGGAACAAAAACCGATAAAAGTTTAGCTAATATTATAGATGTAGAAACCATAAGTGAAGCAACGCCAGATGAAATAAAGGCAAATATCGAAAAATTTGTGTTACGTCAAGGATTGTCGTTAGAAGATATAGATGCCGTAGTTTTAGGTAATAATGGAGATGTAAAACACGATAATTATTATAAAAATTTACAATCTTCGATTTTTTCAAATATAGAACAATTGTGTTATAAACATTTGATAGGTGATTTTCATGTTGCTTCTGGTTTTGGGTTTTGGCTTGCTTGTAAAATTTTTGAAACAAATCAAGTACCGGCAATATTAAAAGTTAATGATGTTACTGCAGGTAACCATAATAATATACTTTTATATAATCAATATCTTGGAAAAAATCATAGTATTGCGTTGTTGCAACGATGCTGA
- a CDS encoding polysaccharide deacetylase family protein, whose protein sequence is MLIRKIVNIISIIAGILIVTAIGFNKLPWWSLLVLGLLWFFITAYGVTNIRSGYFLKSLSSNPKLTEKKIAITFDDGPDFNTLKILEVLNKYNVKGTFFCIGKQIEKHPDILKKIIQENHIIGNHTFTHDKLIDIYSTNKFTNEIKETDTIIEKFSKKKPLLFRPPYGITNPNIARAVKKTGHTVIGWNKRSFDTTIPSEKVILKRITKNLKGGDVILLHDTKIITVAVLEQLLLFLQRNNFTTVTIDELFSIQAYA, encoded by the coding sequence ATGCTGATTAGGAAAATAGTCAATATTATATCCATAATTGCAGGTATTCTTATCGTTACCGCAATTGGTTTCAATAAACTTCCTTGGTGGAGTTTACTTGTGCTAGGGCTTCTTTGGTTCTTTATTACCGCTTATGGAGTTACAAATATAAGATCTGGATACTTCCTTAAAAGTTTAAGTAGCAATCCAAAACTAACGGAGAAAAAAATAGCCATTACATTCGATGATGGTCCAGATTTTAATACGTTAAAAATCCTGGAAGTATTGAATAAATATAATGTCAAAGGAACTTTTTTTTGTATTGGAAAGCAAATCGAAAAACATCCTGATATACTTAAAAAGATTATTCAAGAAAATCATATAATTGGTAATCATACCTTTACCCACGATAAACTTATTGATATCTACAGTACAAATAAGTTTACTAATGAAATTAAGGAAACGGATACTATAATAGAAAAGTTTTCTAAAAAAAAGCCGTTGCTTTTTAGGCCTCCATATGGAATTACAAATCCAAATATTGCTAGAGCTGTTAAAAAGACTGGACATACCGTTATTGGATGGAATAAGAGATCATTTGATACAACAATTCCTTCAGAAAAAGTAATACTTAAAAGAATTACAAAGAACCTAAAGGGCGGAGATGTTATACTACTTCATGACACAAAAATAATTACTGTAGCAGTATTGGAACAATTGTTGCTATTTTTGCAAAGGAATAATTTTACAACAGTTACTATAGATGAACTATTTTCGATACAAGCATATGCTTAG
- a CDS encoding outer membrane lipoprotein carrier protein LolA translates to MLRFLLFCLFINFSCLQAQEVALSELEAGTFKNAVSTSAKQSKTIVNTFTQIKHIDFLSNDIESSGDLYFKSPNIIKWSYTKPYEYSVIFKNKKLFINDAGKKSDINLASNKVFKKLNDLIAKSVSGDMLDDTQFSMNFFKYNNQYLAKLSPKDQTLKNMFKQIVLSFESKKYLVSSVKLIEPSGDYTLIKFQNTSVNKPIPDAIFAH, encoded by the coding sequence ATGCTTAGATTTTTATTGTTTTGCCTATTTATAAATTTTTCTTGTCTACAAGCTCAAGAAGTGGCGCTTTCCGAATTGGAAGCAGGTACTTTTAAGAATGCTGTAAGCACCAGTGCAAAGCAGTCTAAAACAATTGTAAATACATTTACGCAAATAAAACATATTGATTTTCTGTCTAATGATATAGAAAGTAGTGGGGATTTATATTTTAAATCACCAAATATTATCAAATGGTCTTACACAAAACCATATGAGTATAGCGTAATTTTTAAGAACAAGAAACTGTTTATTAACGATGCAGGTAAAAAAAGTGATATCAATCTTGCTTCGAATAAAGTTTTTAAAAAACTGAATGATTTAATTGCTAAGAGTGTAAGTGGTGATATGCTAGATGATACTCAGTTTTCTATGAATTTTTTTAAGTATAATAACCAATATCTAGCAAAACTGTCTCCAAAAGATCAGACTTTAAAAAATATGTTTAAACAGATTGTTTTAAGCTTTGAGTCAAAAAAATATTTAGTATCCAGTGTCAAATTAATAGAACCATCAGGAGATTATACACTTATAAAGTTTCAGAATACATCTGTAAATAAACCTATTCCTGATGCGATATTTGCTCATTAG
- a CDS encoding 3-hydroxyacyl-ACP dehydratase, translated as MLIADLYKINEDSVRDGVQTTTVSLNPKSDIFKGHFPGNPITPGVCTLQIIKELTENRKGCSLFMKKASNVKFMAVINPEKTPDLVITNDFTDSEEEIKVKSTVKYDDTLALKVVVTFVKV; from the coding sequence ATGTTAATAGCTGATTTATATAAAATCAATGAAGATTCTGTAAGAGATGGTGTACAAACTACTACTGTTTCTTTAAACCCTAAAAGTGATATTTTTAAAGGTCATTTTCCTGGTAATCCGATAACTCCCGGAGTTTGTACGTTACAAATTATTAAGGAGCTTACAGAAAACAGAAAAGGATGTTCATTGTTTATGAAAAAGGCTTCTAATGTGAAGTTTATGGCTGTAATCAATCCAGAAAAGACTCCAGATTTAGTTATTACGAATGATTTTACGGATAGCGAAGAAGAAATTAAAGTAAAGAGTACTGTAAAATATGATGACACTCTAGCGCTAAAAGTTGTAGTAACTTTTGTTAAAGTATAA
- a CDS encoding T9SS type A sorting domain-containing protein encodes MRKISLFFITVLSCYIVTAQDWRNSPAKDNSNYFEVVKEKRQEYTSISKSSARADRKKIKQFERWAYFWESRINGDGSFPSPLIAYNEWNKYQENNPVEKSENLVSWTLIGPKVIPESETTFYAGMGRLNVVTFNPVNSNEVWVGAPGGGIWRSDDAGANWTPKGDMIPNLGVSDIVFHPTNSDIMYMATGDFDGFQNNSIGVLKSTDHGETWTATGLNYEVTQTRLIAHLLIDPNSPDTIFATTNGGIYKSTNGGTTWNLKTTTASFNDIMYKEGSATTLFATGGRSTLFYISTDNGENWTTSSTGLGSSGRFDIATTAIDPEFLVGMNNRNVYQSTDGGASWNSLAITTPSSLSTQGGYNQTILVAPDNKDLIIVGGVDGWRSTNGGTTWQKYLDGYWVPGTPFFYVHSDHHDLEFLPGSSSIVFSANDGGLFRGDITTDDVWEDLSSGLSITQYYKVAGTPQNADFLLAGAQDNDITQYNGTEWINRNFGSDGVEALWNYSDSNVAWTCSQAGYVERTTDGWATRTTRLNTPGGARFVWPLEIDPTDPNTIYGGFGDIYSSSNSGDTWTNLNSPGASPRAITVAPSDNQVLYVTDGNGVYTTANGGSSWDTLTLPVNGLVTSIAVNSTNPAEVYICYGRYNDGNRVFKSDDSGANWTNISGTLPNVPMHKILYLTGGDGDLFLCSDIGVFHRNNSSTDWEVYGEGLPNVISNDLEVHYGTSKLRVATYGRGVWEIPIGSAVLGIGEFEDPNVLTLYPNPANGEFTIKLADFDSESEITIYNIIGGVVKSFKTDKITTTVDLSAYSSGVYLVDLKNNDKRIVKKIIVK; translated from the coding sequence ATGAGAAAAATTTCCCTTTTTTTTATAACAGTTTTAAGTTGTTATATAGTAACAGCGCAAGATTGGCGTAATTCACCTGCTAAAGATAACAGTAACTATTTTGAAGTGGTAAAAGAAAAACGCCAGGAGTATACTTCAATTAGCAAAAGTAGTGCTAGAGCAGATAGAAAAAAAATCAAGCAATTTGAGCGTTGGGCTTATTTTTGGGAAAGCCGTATCAATGGGGATGGTTCTTTTCCAAGTCCTTTAATAGCTTATAATGAATGGAATAAATATCAGGAAAATAATCCTGTAGAAAAAAGTGAAAATTTAGTTAGCTGGACTTTAATAGGTCCTAAAGTGATTCCAGAATCTGAGACTACTTTTTATGCAGGTATGGGAAGATTGAATGTAGTTACCTTTAACCCAGTTAATAGTAATGAAGTTTGGGTAGGCGCGCCAGGAGGTGGAATTTGGAGATCTGATGATGCAGGAGCAAATTGGACTCCAAAAGGAGATATGATACCAAATTTAGGAGTATCTGATATAGTTTTTCACCCTACCAACAGTGATATCATGTATATGGCTACGGGAGATTTTGATGGTTTCCAAAATAATTCAATTGGAGTATTAAAATCGACAGATCACGGAGAGACTTGGACCGCAACCGGTTTAAATTATGAAGTTACACAAACTAGATTAATCGCACATTTACTTATAGATCCTAATAGCCCAGACACTATTTTTGCAACAACTAATGGTGGGATATATAAATCCACTAATGGGGGAACAACTTGGAATCTAAAAACAACTACTGCAAGTTTTAATGATATAATGTATAAAGAAGGATCAGCTACCACTTTATTTGCAACAGGAGGTAGATCTACATTATTCTATATTTCCACAGATAATGGAGAAAATTGGACGACTTCATCAACGGGGTTGGGTAGCTCTGGTCGTTTCGATATTGCTACTACTGCTATTGATCCAGAATTTTTAGTAGGTATGAACAATAGAAATGTTTATCAATCTACTGATGGAGGAGCTTCTTGGAATTCATTGGCAATAACTACACCTTCTAGTTTAAGTACACAAGGAGGTTATAATCAAACCATATTAGTAGCTCCAGACAATAAAGATTTAATCATTGTTGGAGGAGTAGACGGATGGAGAAGTACTAATGGTGGAACTACTTGGCAAAAATATTTGGATGGATATTGGGTTCCTGGAACTCCATTTTTTTATGTACATTCTGATCATCATGATTTAGAATTCCTTCCTGGGAGTAGTTCTATTGTTTTTTCTGCTAATGATGGAGGTTTGTTTAGAGGTGATATTACAACCGATGATGTTTGGGAAGATTTATCTTCTGGTTTATCAATTACTCAATATTATAAAGTAGCTGGGACTCCACAAAATGCAGATTTCTTATTAGCGGGTGCTCAGGATAATGATATTACCCAATACAATGGAACAGAATGGATTAATAGAAATTTTGGGTCAGATGGAGTAGAAGCACTATGGAATTATAGTGATTCTAATGTAGCTTGGACCTGTAGTCAAGCAGGGTATGTAGAAAGAACTACAGACGGATGGGCAACACGAACTACAAGACTTAATACACCAGGTGGAGCAAGATTTGTTTGGCCTTTGGAGATAGATCCTACAGACCCTAACACCATTTATGGTGGATTTGGTGATATTTATAGTTCATCTAATTCAGGAGATACGTGGACTAATCTTAATTCTCCTGGTGCATCTCCAAGAGCAATTACAGTAGCTCCTTCAGATAATCAAGTTCTTTACGTAACAGATGGAAATGGTGTTTATACAACTGCCAATGGAGGTTCAAGTTGGGATACATTAACATTACCTGTAAATGGTCTAGTAACTAGCATTGCTGTGAATTCTACTAATCCTGCAGAAGTTTATATTTGTTATGGTAGATATAATGATGGAAATAGAGTTTTTAAATCTGATGATTCGGGAGCTAATTGGACCAATATATCTGGAACATTACCTAACGTGCCTATGCATAAAATTCTATATTTAACAGGAGGGGATGGAGATCTTTTCTTATGTTCGGATATTGGAGTTTTTCACAGAAATAACTCAAGTACAGACTGGGAAGTTTACGGAGAAGGATTACCTAATGTAATATCTAATGATTTAGAAGTACATTACGGAACAAGTAAATTAAGAGTAGCTACATACGGACGTGGTGTTTGGGAAATTCCTATCGGTTCTGCTGTATTGGGAATTGGAGAGTTTGAAGACCCTAATGTTTTAACTCTATATCCAAATCCTGCAAATGGAGAGTTTACCATTAAATTAGCTGATTTTGATAGTGAATCCGAAATTACTATATACAATATTATTGGCGGTGTAGTTAAAAGTTTTAAAACAGACAAAATAACTACTACTGTTGATTTATCAGCATACAGTTCGGGAGTTTATCTAGTTGATCTTAAAAATAACGATAAGAGAATAGTGAAAAAAATTATAGTGAAATAA